Genomic DNA from Paenibacillus borealis:
AATCGCGTCGCTCAGAATGCGGTAGAGCGAAGTAAACGCTACAATCGCGAACAGCACACCCGTTACAACGACAACGGCGAGCGCCTCACGCCAGTCCAGCTTCATGGAATGCACAAGCGTATAGGTGAAAAAAGCATTGATCCCCATGCCCGGGACGACGATGATCGGTGTTTTGCCGCCAAAAGCCATCAGCAGGCAGCCTGTAATCGCTGTCAGCAGCGTGGCCACCATTCCCGCGCGCAGCGGCATGCCTGCATCATGCAGAATCGCCGCATTCACCATAACGATATATACCGAAGCGAAATACGATAGAATACCTGCCGCCCACTCCCGTTTCCAGTTGTCGCCCGGCTCAAGTCCCACGCTATTCCGCCAAAAATTCGATTTCATGTAAAAACCTCCACTGATGATAAGTTCCGCTGGCTATTACCCGGTTCGCCTGATCCGTAATCAGCAGGCTCTGCCGGTATAGCTAGTATGCCGTCAAATTAGTACTCTTAAGCCGCAATAAAAGGGCATGCAGCGGGGAATCGGCTGCACGCCCTTGGTTCCTGTTCAATCCTCATTCAAACGTGATGCCGCCGGTTTCCAGCAGATCCCGTACTGTAACGCTAACCATGATCAGACCGACTACCGGAGGCACGAACGAATTGCTGGCCGGAGGCTGCTTCGCTTTACGCCGGTCAGGCGCATTGGCGGGAACAATCTGCTCGGTTACATCCTCACGCGGCTTTACCGGCTTCTCGGTTGAGAATACAACCTTCACGCCTTTCTTGATGCCTTCCTTGCGCAGCTTCGTGCGGATCACGCGGGCAATCGGGTCCATAGTCGTCTTGGAGATGTCGGCCACCTGGAAACGGGTCGGGTCCATCTTGTTCGCCGCACCCATACTGGAGATCATCGGGATCTTCCGGGTCAGACATTCCTTGATCAGATGAATTTTGTAGATAATCGTGTCCGAAGCGTCAATGACATAATCCGGCTTGTATTTGAACAGCTCCTCATAGGTCTCTTCGGTGTAGAACATGTTCAAGGCGATCGCTTCGCAATCCGGATTGATCAGCTTGACGCGGTCCACCATCAGATCGGTTTTGTTCTGGCCGATGGTCGTCGTCAGCGCATGGATCTGGCGGTTGATATTGGTAATATCGACGGAATCCTTATCGATTAGAATGATGCGTCCGATACCGGTACGGGCGAGGGCCTCTACAGCCATCGCGCCCACTCCGCCAATCCCCAGCACAGCCACTGTGCTGTTCTTCAAGATCCCAAGACCTTCCGGTCCGATTGCCAGTTCCGTACGCGAGAACTGATTCAGCATGATGTCAGCCTCCTTATGCAGGCCTGCGGGGCATAGCCGCTTAAGTCTGCGCTATGCCCCATCAGCCATTTATGTTTTATTTCTTTTCTTTTTCCGGTTTTGGTGCCAATTTGATATGCAGCTGCTCGAGCTGTACAGCATCTACCGGGGACGGAGCGTCCATCAGCAGGTCGGTTGCACTTGCGGTCTTAGGGAAGGCAATGGTTTCACGCAGGTTCGTGCGTCCGGCCAGCAGCATGATCAGACGGTCGAAGCCGAAGGCAATCCCGCCGTGCGGAGGTGTGCCGTATTCGAAGGCATCCATCAGGTAGCCGAATTTCTCATACGCGAGTTCCTGTGTGAAGCCGAGAGCTTCGAACATTTTCTCCTGAACCTCGCGTTTGTAGATACGCTGGGAGCCGCCGCCCACCTCGTAGCCGTTAAGCACGATGTCATAAGCCTGCGCGCGGATCGCACCCGGATCTGTATCGAAGAGATGCAGGTCTTCATCCATCGGGCGTGTGAACGGATGATGCTCTGCCATGTAGCGCTTCTGGTCTTCGTCATAGCTGAGCAGCGGGAATTCTGTAACCCAGGCGAATTTGAACACACTGTCATCGATCAGGCCAAGCTGGCGGCCGATCTTCAGGCGGAGTGCGCCGAGCACATCCGCAACCACCTTCTTGGTGTCAGCGGAGAAGAGCAGAAGGTCGCCTTCTTCAGCACCGGTACGTTCCTTCACGGCGGCAATCTCTTCTTCCGTGAAGAACTTCACGATTGGGCCTTTGAACTCGCCGTCTTTCACTTGAATCCAGGCCAGGCCCTTGGCGCCGTAGCGTGCAGCATACGGTCCGAGATCATCAATTTCCTTACGGGTCCAGGTGCCGCAGCCCTTAGCATTAAGACATTTCACTTCTCCGCCCTTCTCGATCACGGAGGCGAATACCTTCACACCGCTGGAAGCAACGATATCGTTCATCTCTACCAGCTCCAGGCCAAACCGCAGGTCAGGCTTGTCCGAGCCGTATTTGCCGATAGCTTCGGCATAAGTCAACCGCTGGAACGGAGTAGCCACCTCAACACCAATAGTTTCCTTAAGCAGTCGCTGCATCAGGGTTTCCATCATGGACAACAGTTCATCCTGCGGCATGAAGGAGGTCTCGATGTCGAACTGGGTGAATTCCGGCTGGCGGTCTGCGCGCAGGTCCTCATCGCGGAAACAGCGTGCCATCTGGTAATAACGCTCGATGCCGCCGACCATCAGCAGCTGCTTGTAGATCTGCGGAGACTGCGGAAGCGCGAAGAATTCCCCTTCATGCACACGGCTTGGCACGAGATAATCACGTGCGCCTTCCGGTGAGCTTTTGGTCAGAATCGGAGTTTCCACATCAATGAAACCTTCGCTGTCCAGGAAGTCGCGGAAGATCTTGGCCGCTTTCGAACGGAGCAGCAGCGTCTTGTGCATTTCCGGACGGCGCAGATCCAGGTAACGGTATTTCATCCGCAGCGATTCATCCACTTCCACACCGTCTTCAATGAAGAACGGAGGTGTCTTGGCAGCATTCAGTACTTCAATATCTGTAATCTGTACTTCAATCTCACCGGTCGGCAGGTTGCGGTTGATCGTTTCTTCATCCCGTTTAACCACTTTACCCGTTACGGCAAGCACGTACTCACTGCGCACCTTATCGGCAATCTGCAGCGCTTCTCCGGAATAGTCAGGGTTGAATACAATCTGTACAATCCCTGTGCGGTCGCGCAGGTCAATAAACAGCACGCCTCCAAGGTCACGGCGGGTCTGCACCCAACCGTTCAGTGTTACTGTCTCGCCGATGCTGGCCGTTGTCAATTGTCCACAGTTATGGCTTCTGGTCATCTTTTATCCTACCCCTTCATGGTTAAAATTACATATACTGACTGCAGCTTGCTTGCGGGTATATCCATGCTTAAATTCTAATTCAGCGACTGCGCCAGCTCTTCCAGCTTGACGGTCCGCTGCTCGCCTGTTTCCATCGACTTCAGGGCGATAACACCGCTGTTCAGCTCGTCTTCGCCAAGAATCGCCGTATACCGGGCCGACATGCGGTCCGCTGACTTCATCTGTGCCTTCATCTTCCGTCCCAGGTAATCGCGTTCTGCCGAGAAACCCAGGCTGCGCAGATGGAACAGCTGCTTGGTGATTTCCAGATCTGCAGCTTCGCCCAATGCGACAAAATACACATCCAGCGGCTTCACTGCTTCCAGCTCTACTCCCTGATTCTCCAGAATCAGCAGAATACGCTCAAGGCCGATGCCGAAACCGATACCCGGCTGATCCGGTCCGCCGATTTCTTCCACCAGGCCGTTATACCGGCCGCCGCCGCCCACCGTGTCGATGGAGCCGATGCCTGCCGCTTTATACTCAAACGCTGTATGCGTGTAATAATCCAGACCGCGTACCAGACGGGGATTGATGCTGTACTCCACGCCCATCGCGTCCAAATGCCCTTTTACCTTGGCAAAATGCTCTGTGCACTCCTCGTCCAGACTATCCAGAATAGACGGGGCCCCGCCGAATTTATCCTGATCGACCTTGCAGTCCAGCACGCGCAGCGGGTTGCGTTCCATCCGGCGCTGGCAGTCGCTGCACAGGCTCTCTCTCATCGGTCTCAGGAAATCCAGCAGCTTCTCCCGGTACGCCGCGCGGCTAGGCGCGTTACCCACGGAATTCAGCTCCACTCTTACATCCTTCAGCCCCAGATCAAGATAGAACTGGTACCCGAGCGAAATCACTTCCGCATCGATTGCCGGGTCCACTGCACCGAAGGCTTCGATGCCGAATTGGTGGAACTGGCGGTATCTGCCTGCCTGCGGACGTTCATAGCGGAACATCGGTCCGATATAATACAGCTTGCTGACATCCGGCTCACCATACAGCTTGTTCTGCACATACGCGCGTACAACGCCCGCAGTCCCTTCGGGACGCAGTGCCAGATCGCGGTCGCCTTTGTCCTTGAAGGTGTACATTTCCCCTTCTACAATATCCGTTGTTTCACCTACACCACGCTCAAACAGCCCGGTGTGCTCGAACAGCGGTGTGCGGATCTCCCGGTAGTTGAAGCGGCGGCAGAGATCTCTTGCTTTGCCCTCAACGTACTGCCACTTCTCTACTGCACCCGGAAGCACATCCTGCGTACCGGTTGGTTTCTCGAATCTTTCTTTAGCCACAGCCAATCCCTCCTGAAAATAACCCCTCTTGCTTCATGGAACTCATTGTCTCTGCTTCTAAAAACAACAAAAAATCCCCCGCCCTGTTTAATTACAAACAGGGACGAGGGATTATCATAACCAATAATTCACCCGTGGTACCACCCACATTCCGGACATAAGCAACTGCTCTGCTCCACATCCGCTCTAAGCGGTTAACGCCCGCCTACGCGCAATCGGCTACTGACTCCGGGCAACCTGCTGCTGCCTGCTTTCGCCGTGCGTTCTCGGGGAGGTCATTCGTCCGTTCATCAACAGAATCCTTACAGCCATGCGGATCAGGTATTGCCGTCCTCACTTGGACGTGCAGCCGGATCTGCGGGATTCCTCTCTGGGGTTGTGGGCTACGGAGTACTTGGTCCCGTCATCAAAACATTATAACATACCGTATATTGTTAGATTCTACTGAACCACTGCGCTAAAGTCAAGGAATGAATTGAATTAAATTGAGTTAAGTATCCCTGCTCGCAGCCAGGGTGAATCAGCCGGAGCTGCGCAAGCGCACATGGCCTATGCAAGAACTGGACGCGGCTCCTCAGGATTACCTGCCAGCCAGGAGGACTGAGATTCCGTTATGTGTCCAGAGATGCCTCATTTCGAGCTGGAATGAACAAGATAACGGAATCTCAGTCCGTTTCATCCTCTAAAGTAAGCTTTTGTGGAAAATAAGGGCCTCTCAGTCCGCTACACGGTCTGCTTCACGCTACCGACTACTGACGCCCTTCTACTCCAAGCATGTAAATTCTTAGATTTCAAAAAAAAATGACCTGCAGCCGATTGCTGCAGGTCCATCATCATATATTATAAAAAAGGGGGTCATGCTTCTATTATAAACACGCTATATTAAGGAATCATGAATGTAATATTACAGTTGCATTACAGAAAAGAAAGCGTTTTATTGAGTCGTACATGCCTGTGCCCGAACTCTACAGATTAGGTTACACTACAACCCTATTCCCTGTCTAGAGAATTCATGCGGTTTCTGCTTCCCTGCGGGCAAATAAATAGCTCCAGCCTCCCCCTAAGGGAGGACTGGAGCTGAATTGGTTATCCGGACTAAGCACGGCCTCCTGCTTAATCAAAAATCTCCACATAGGCCTGCTTGCCGCGCAGAACCTCAACAACCTCATTGTAGTGATTCTCAGCCACTTTGAGATCCATTACGTAGTGCAGGTTATCCAAATCGCTGCTTTTCAAATCAGAGCCGCTGTGCACCTCTCCCGCCGTACGTTCATCATCTGTCCGGCCCAGGTCATCATCAACAGTAACTCCAGGTACAATGGCTGCTCCGGTAAGCGGCCCTGCCGCGCCCCCTGCTGCGTAGACCCCTCCGGCAGCTGTAGCCGAAGTGTTATAGGGAGCCAGCGGAATCAGAATATTGCGGCGGTTGTTTCCGCCCGTATCCAGAGGATCCGTCAGCGCCGACACTTCAATTCCCTCCACACCGTATGGAATCAGTGCTGTCTTGGCACCTTCTGCTGCATCTTCTGTGCTGAAATAGGCTTGGATTCTTTTAGTCATGGTAAATCCCTCCCAAAGGTTAGTTTAAGTATTACAGCGCTGCATGAGTTCATTCAGATCAAGCATGTATTACAACACCTTAAGCAGCTCACGCACAAATGCGGGCTCATCCTTGGGTGTGCGTGAAGTAATGTAATTGCCGTCCACGACGACCTCTTCATCCTTGAATTCCGCACCGGCATTGATGAGATCATCCTTCAGCGGCGGATAGGAGGTAAGCGTGCGGCCTTGTACCAGACCGGCACTGATCAGAATCTGCGGCCCGTGGCAGATAGCAGCAATAGGCTTGCCTGCACCGTCCGCATCTTTTACAAATTGCAGGATATCCTGGTCAAGACGAAGGTTCTCCGGCGAAGATCCGCCCGGGATGACTACAGCATCATAATCTCCGGCTTTCACCTCGCTGACCGCCTTATGGGCGGCATAAGACACGCTGCCTTTTTTACCGAGCAGGGTCTCATTTTTCTTCAGACCAATAATCTCTGCCTGATGTCCGGCCTGCAGTACTTCTTCGTAAGGCACCTTCATTTCGGAATCCTCAAAACCATTAGCGAGCAGAAATGCTACTTTACTCATTGAGATATATTTCTCCTCTCTACGCTATTCTGTTCTCGTCATTCTATTACCCTCATTCCCCTGCTTTATAACGAGATCAGGGCAGCTTTCGCAAAATCCCGCCGGCTACCCCCCATTTGAACGCTCCAAAAAACACAGAAATAAGCCGCCTTCTCCCGCACTCCTTACGTCCGCGGCAGAAGGTTGCGGCTTGTTCCCTTGAGCATCTGCGGCTCCCTCTGCTCCCCGGCTCCCCTTGCCGTCGCAGCAGCTTCAGTCATAGAGCCCGCTGTAGAGCTCTGTATACTGTTCCATATCCATGCTTTCTGTGATTGTCTCATGCTACTTACTCCCCGCAACTTGTGTATAATGGTTCTTCACTAGTTTATCCAGCCGGGGAAACCGCTATCCAATACAAAAAAGACCCCAAACGGGGTCCTTACATCCAGCTGTAAAATTAGATTGTCATATTAAGCCCGCTTAGCGGCCGCCTCTTCCAAGACTAGCCCCGGCTGTCCAGCAGCAGGGTAACCGGGCCCCAGTTCGTCAGGGAGACGTCCATCATCGCTCCAAAAATACCGGTCTCCACCTGAAGTCCGCCTCTGCGCAGCTCCTGGTTGAAGTAGTCATAGAGCCGCTCGGCCTCCGCCGGAGCCGCCGCAGCCATGAAGTTGGGCCGCCGGCCCTTGCGGCAGTCCCCGTACAGGGTGAACTGGGACACAGACAGGATTGCTCCGCCGGCATCTGTTACACTGAAGTTCATTTTGCCGGCGTCATCCTCAAAGATCCGCAGTCCGGCTACCTTGTCAGCCAAATACTTGGCATCCTTCTCCGTATCTTCATGGGTTACGCCGACCAGCAGCATCAGGCCCTCTCCAATCGCTCCGGTTACTGTTCCGTCCACCGTCACACTCGCATCCTTGCAGCGCTGTACAACCACTCTCATAACATCCTTCAGCTCCTTGCCTTGTTGCCTTCATGCCTTATTGCATAATGCGGTTAACCGTATAAACATCCTTCACGCGCTTGACCTTATCCACCACAGACTGCAGATGATCGGTGTTGCGGATCAGAATCGTCATATGAATCATCGCCATCTTGTTCTTGTCAGAGCGTCCCGTAACCGCTGAGATATTGGTCTTGCTCTCCGACACCGCCTGCAGCACTTCATTCAGCAGTCCGTTGCGGTCATGGCCCGTAATCTCAATATCGACGCTATAGTTGGCCTCCATGCTGCCTTCCCATTCCACTTCAATGACACGGGCTGATTCCTCCCCGTCCCCTTCACCCGGAATGTTCGGACAATCCTCACGGTGCACGGATACGCCGCGTCCGCGGGTTACATAACCAATAATATCGTCGCCCGGCACGGGATTACAACATCGTGCGAAGCGTACAAGCAGATTATCAATCCCTTTGACACGCACGCCGTTGGTCGGCTGATTGCGCTTCTCCCCGCTGGATTTGATCTCCTTCATCTCAGAAGTCAGCTCCAGATGACCGGCGGCTTCTTCCTGGTCCTTACGCAGCTTCTCGGTCAGCTTGGAGGCAATCTGCGCGGCTGTAATCCCGCCAAAACCTACTGCGGAGAGCATATCCTCTACATCATTGAAGGCGAATTTCTTCGCTGCTTCTGACAATTTATCTTCCGTCAGCCAGTCAGAGACCTCCACGTTCAGGCGCTTCAGCTCACGTTCGATCGCTTCACGGCCTTTTTCAACGTTCTCTTCCCGCTTCTCCTTCTTGAACCATTGCTTGATCTTGCTTCGCGCATGTGAAGACTGGGCAATCTTCAGCCAGTCACGGCTCGGCCCGTACGAGTTCTTCGAGGTCAGAATCTCCACGATATCCCCGGTCTTCAGCTTATGGTCGAGCGGTACGATGCGCCCGTTGACCTTGGAGCCGATCGTCCGGTTGCCGACCTCTGTATGGATGCGGAACGCGAAGTCAAGCGGCACAGAGCCTGCAGGCAGCTCTACAACCTCACCCTTAGGCGTGAACACAAAGACGAGGTCGGAGAAAAAGTCCATTTTGAGCGACTCCACGAATTCTTCCGCATCCTTAGCTTCATGCTGCAGCTCCAGAATCTCGCGGAAGAACGGCATCCGGTTCTCCGGATTCACGTTGTTGCTGCTGCCTTCCTTATACGCCCAATGCGCAGCTATCCCGAATTCGGCCGTACGGTGCATCTCCCAGGTACGGATCTGCACTTCAGTAGGCTCCCCTCCGGGACCCACTACCGTTGTATGCAAAGACTGATACATATTCGCTTTGGGCATGGCGATATAATCCTTGAACCGGCCAGGCATCGGCTTCCAAAGAGTATGGATAATTCCTAACGTAGCATAACAATCCTTAATATTGTCGACGATAATGCGGATGGCCAGCAGATCATAGATTTCGTTGAACTGCTTGTTCTTGGTGCTCATCTTGTTATAGACACTGTAAATATGCTTCGGGCGTCCCGAAAGATCCCCTTCGATGCCCATTTCATCCAGCTTGGCGCGGATCCGCCCGATAACGCTGTCGATAAACTGCTCACGTTCTGCCCGTTTCTTGTGTACAAGATTGGCAATCCGGTAATACTGCTGCGGATTCAGATAACGGAGGGCAATATCCTCCATCTCCCATTTAATCGCAGAGATCCCCAAGCGGTCCGCAATGGGACAAAAAATCTCCAGAGTCTCATAGGAAATACGGCGCTGGCTCTCTTCCGACTGGTACTTGAGCGTACGCATATTATGCAGACGGTCCGCCAGCTTAATCACAATGACCCGGATATCCTGAGCCATAGCGATGAACATTTTGCGGTAATTCTCGTTCTGCTGCTCTTCCTTAGAGCGGAACCGGATGCGTTCCAGCTTGGTCAGACCGTCCACCAGCATGGCGCAGGTATCGCCAAATTTCGCGCGAATCTGGTCCAGTGACACCGTCGTATCTTCTACAACATCATGCAACAGCGCTGCAATAATAGATATAACATCCATTTGCATGTTGACGACAATATCTGCGACCGCCAGCGGATGCAGAATGTATGGCTCCCCCGATTTCCGAACCTGCCCGTGATGAGCCTGATCGGCAAACTCATAAGCTTCCCGGATGCGGAGAAGATCTTTTTCTTTTATATAGGCGCCGGCCTTTTCGGTTAATTGCTCTATGCCCATTCTCGTCGTATCCGTTTCCCTTCTATAATAAAATGAACCCGCAAGCCGTGCAGAATTTGCAGGTTCCATATGTTCCAAACTGCACTACGCACAGATTAAAGTTGTCTATAATTATGACGCTTACGGAGGATTACGTCAACACTTGCCATAGCGTGGTATTCCTGTAAGGGAAAGGGACAAGAAAAGACAATTTTGTGGCGCGCGCAAAAATGTTGTTGTAAAAAGGCGCCGATCTATTTAATCTAGTAAAGGCGGTTTTTTAACGTCAAGCTTACATCAAATTAGATCAGAAAGAGAAGTGAACTCCATTGCAACGCGAAATTCAAGTTAACGAAAGACTCCCTTGGGGCCCGGGTTTCCTCCTGAGTCTTCAGCATTTGTTCGCCATGTTCGGCAGCACAGTGCTTGTCCCCAACCTGTTCGGTGTAGATCCCGGCATGATCCTGCTGATGAATGGTATCGGCACCTTGCTTTACATTCTGATCTGCCGCGGCAAAATCCCCGCATATCTTGGTTCAAGCTTCGCCTTCATCTCTCCGGTATTAAGTGTGCTAGATAAACATTCCGGCGATCATGAGCATGGATATTCGCTTGCACTTGGCGCATTTATTGTTACTGGTGTTATTTTTATTCTAGTCGCTTTGATCGTGCGTTATGCGGGCACCGGCTGGATTAATGTCGTATTCCCTCCGGCGGTTATGGGCGCTATCGTAGCAACCATCGGACTGGAGCTCGTTCCTGTAGCAGCACGCATGGCCGGACTGATTGCTCCTGAAGGAGTGGCCGCCACTGACTGGACTCCGGATGGAAAAGCTATTACCTTGTCGATGGTCACGCTGGGCGTTACCGTACTCGGCTCCGTGTTATTCCGCGGCTTCCCCAAAATCATTCATATCCTCATCGGTATCGTTACCGGTTATGTACTCGCTTATATCTTGGGCCAGGTAAATACAGGGGCTATCTCTGAAGCCCATTTCCTGTCCCATCCAACGATTATCACCCCATCTTTCGAATGGTCGGTAATTTTCACAATCATCCCTGTATCGCTTGTTGTTATTGTTGAGCATATCGGCCACTTGCTGGTAACCAGCAACATTGTCGGCAAAGACCTGACCAAAGATCCCGGACTGGACCGCTCACTGATGGGTAACGGGATTTCCACGGTACTATCAGGATTCCTGGGCTCCACCCCGAATACCACTTATGGTGAAAATATCGGCGTTATGGCGCTTACCAAAGTCTACTCGGTGTACGTAATCGGCGGCGCTGCAGTGATCGCTATCCTGCTTTCGTTCTCCGGAACATTCTCGTCGGTCATTGCTAATATCCCGCAGCCGGTCATGGGCGGTGTCTCACTCTTACTGTTCGGAGTAATTGCCGCATCGGGTCTGCGTATTTTCGTGGAGCAGAAGGTCGATTTCTCCAAAGCTACCAACATGATTCTGGCTACTCTGGTACTGGTGGTCGGCATCAGCGGTATCTCACTGACGATCTACGGTGTACAGCTGAAAGGTATGGCACTGGCGACAATCGTCGGTATGGTTCTCTCCTTGCTCTTCAAGCTGTTCGAGGTTCTTGGCTTGTCCAATGAACAGGAAGCAGAGAAATCCGCTCATTAAGCCCTGAATACTTATATATAATAGAAGAAACACGGTTATAAAGTACTTTTACGGACCGTAGAGCTCTTATCCTTTCAAAAAGAGTGCATTTCGCCGTGCTAACGACCGTGGTGCACTTATCACTTCTCTAGCCTATAAATTCTAATATTTCAAAAAAAAGCGGACTGCTGTCTTAAATCGACAGCAGTCCGCTTTATATTTCCCGGGAAAAGTTGTCCGGGTGAATTAATCCTCGTAAGTCAACAGGGTAACCACTTCAATATCAGACAGCTTATTGCGTCCGGCCAGAGCCGTCAGTTCAATCAGGAATGCTGCGCCGACCACCTGTCCGCCAAGCTGCTCCACCAGGCTTACCGAAGTAGCGATCGTGCCGCCGGTAGCGAGCAGATCATCAGCAATCAGAACCTTCTGTCCCGGCTGGATAGCGTCTGTGTGTACGGCAAGGGTATCTTTGCCGTATTCCAGATCGTATCCCACTTCAATCGTCGCGTAAGGAAGCTTGCCGCTTTTGCGGATGGGCACAAAACCGACGCCCAGTGCATACGCCAGCGGTGCACCTACTACAAAGCCGCGCGCCTCCGGTCCGGCAATTATATCAATCTCCAGATGGGCAACAAGCGCCTTAAGCTCATCGATAGCTGCACGGTACTTGGCGCCATCTTTAAGCAGGGTAGTTATATCTTTAAAGCTGATTCCCGGCTGCGGGAAATCCGGAATCACACGAATACTGTCTTTGAAATCCAATAGTCTCATCTCCTAAAAGTTATGAGGACAGGATCATCCTCATCTGAATTCCCTGCAAAAACTCTTATACGGAAAGCAATTACAAAATGCTACGAGGCGCCTAACCGGCGTGACAGCATGAATTCCTGCAATTCGCCGCGGCTGCCTTCCATGAAATACTGTTCCATTTCAGCCGTCTTGCCCAGTCTGACAAAATGCTCTGATGCCGTCAGACTCTTGGCGGCAGGCTGCGTGACAAAGGTGATGCTGCCGCCGCTGCGTTTAATGAAATCAAGCTCATCGAATACATCGAGCATTCTGCCCAGCATACGCACACCCAGTGCAGACTGGCGGCTAAGCCGCAGCAGCACTTCATGCTCAGGGGTTGCGGTAGCTGCGATCGAGGCTATCAATTTATACAACGACTTGAAGTGATCACGGGTAGGAACCTGCAGCCGGTCACGGCCGTCGCGGATCGAATGCAGCAGGGCAATATTCTCTGTGCGTGGAAATGCAGTGAACAGTGCCTCCAGCTGCTCCGGCGTTTCCGGCATATCCAGCAGACAGAGCAGTGTTATCTCTGTTTGGTCACTTCCCGAATCACCTTGATGCAACGGTGAAATCCCGGCATCCTCATCATAGACCCACAGCGACATGCCTTTCAGTTCACGCAGTGGTGACATACGGCTGTTCTGAAATACCGCCGCAGTCTTCACCGGGTTGCTGCCGCTGTAAGAGCGGATCAGCTCCTGGATATGCGCTGCCTGCTTGACTGCATCGGCAGCACCGCGCAGATCGAACAGCTGTGCGGCAGGCACTGCGAGGTCCTGCAGCATCAGCTGAGGCTTGCGTGAGCCGTTCCATTCGTTGACCGACAGCTCCGCCAGCACATCAATAAGGGTACCTGCAGGCAGCAGATCAGCCAGCGGCCCCTTACCGAAGGCTACCGCTTCGATCGTCACCTTGTCCTGCTGCAGGACAAGCTTCAGATGTTTGCCGTCCTGGCCCATCTTGCGGGTTTCCTTCACAGCAGCTCCGCGCAGAATGAATCTCGGCAGCGGGTTAGCCATCCCGAAGGGGGCAA
This window encodes:
- the uraA gene encoding uracil permease yields the protein MQREIQVNERLPWGPGFLLSLQHLFAMFGSTVLVPNLFGVDPGMILLMNGIGTLLYILICRGKIPAYLGSSFAFISPVLSVLDKHSGDHEHGYSLALGAFIVTGVIFILVALIVRYAGTGWINVVFPPAVMGAIVATIGLELVPVAARMAGLIAPEGVAATDWTPDGKAITLSMVTLGVTVLGSVLFRGFPKIIHILIGIVTGYVLAYILGQVNTGAISEAHFLSHPTIITPSFEWSVIFTIIPVSLVVIVEHIGHLLVTSNIVGKDLTKDPGLDRSLMGNGISTVLSGFLGSTPNTTYGENIGVMALTKVYSVYVIGGAAVIAILLSFSGTFSSVIANIPQPVMGGVSLLLFGVIAASGLRIFVEQKVDFSKATNMILATLVLVVGISGISLTIYGVQLKGMALATIVGMVLSLLFKLFEVLGLSNEQEAEKSAH
- a CDS encoding adenine phosphoribosyltransferase; this translates as MDFKDSIRVIPDFPQPGISFKDITTLLKDGAKYRAAIDELKALVAHLEIDIIAGPEARGFVVGAPLAYALGVGFVPIRKSGKLPYATIEVGYDLEYGKDTLAVHTDAIQPGQKVLIADDLLATGGTIATSVSLVEQLGGQVVGAAFLIELTALAGRNKLSDIEVVTLLTYED